The Castanea sativa cultivar Marrone di Chiusa Pesio chromosome 11, ASM4071231v1 genome contains a region encoding:
- the LOC142615062 gene encoding hydroquinone glucosyltransferase-like gives MGHLIPLVEFAKLLILHHDFHITCIIPTIGSPSKAMKEVLQALPNSIDHVFLPPVSMEELEGVKPGIQITLTMTRSLPPLRDVLTSLVATTRLVALVVDLFGTDALDVAKELNVSPYIFYPTNAMVVSLVLHLPKLDETVSCLYRDLPEPVKLPGCVPIHGRDLLDPVQDRTTELYKLFLRSAKWMRLVEGIIVNTFMELDGNVIKALEDEEDNSLILYTIGPIIQSGSTNQVEGSGC, from the coding sequence ATGGGGCATCTCATCCCTCTTGTTGAGTTTGCCAAGCTACTTATTCTTCACCACGACTTCCACATCACATGCATAATTCCAACAATTGGGTCTCCATCCAAAGCCATGAAAGAAGTCCTTCAAGCCCTCCCAAATAGCATCGACCATGTCTTTCTTCCTCCAGTGAGCATGGAGGAACTCGAAGGAGTAAAGCCTGGAATTCAAATTACTCTCACCATGACTCGTTCACTACCACCTCTTCGTGATGTGTTAACGTCACTGGTTGCAACTACTCGGTTAGTTGCTTTAGTGGTTGATCTTTTTGGGACGGATGCTCTTGATGTTGCTAAGGAACTCAATGTCTCACCCTACATTTTCTATCCAACAAATGCTATGGTTGTGTCGTTGGTTTTGCATTTGCCAAAGTTGGATGAGACAGTTTCATGCTTGTATAGAGATCTACCTGAACCAGTGAAACTTCCGGGGTGCGTACCTATTCACGGTCGAGATCTTCTAGACCCGGTTCAAGATCGAACGACTGAGTTGTACAAATTGTTTCTTCGCAGCGCAAAATGGATGCGATTAGTTGAGGGTATTATTGTTAATACCTTCATGGAATTGGATGGAAATGTTATAAAAGCTttggaagatgaagaagataaCAGTCTCATCCTTTATACAATTGGACCCATCATTCAAAGTGGTTCAACTAATCAGGTTGAAGGGTCAGGATGTTAA
- the LOC142615658 gene encoding hydroquinone glucosyltransferase-like, which translates to MEQNPHIALLPCPGMGHLIPLVEFAKLLLHHHDFHITCIIPTTGSPSKAMKEVLQALPTSIDHVFLPPVSLEDLKGAKPGLQITLTMTRSLPSLRDVLTSLVATTRLVALVLDPFGIDALDVAKELNVSPYVFYPTNAVVLSLLLNLPKLDETVSCEYRDLPEPVKLPGCIPIHGRDLIDPMQDRTSEWYKMFLRTSKQVRLADGIVINTFMELDGNAITALEEETKNLSLYAIGPIIQSGSRNPVEGSDCLRWLNNQPSGSVLFVCFGSGGTLSYDQMNELALGLESSKQKFLWVVRSPNNELANAAYLADQTLDNNPLAFLPNGFIERTKEQGLVVPSWAPQAQVLSHNSTGGFLSHCGWNSTLESIMQGIPIIAWPLFAEQRMNAVLLTDDLQVALRPKANEKNLVDGEEIAKVINSLMVGEDGKKIRNRMKNLKIAAEKAHSPNGSSTKALADLTSQWTNQPDF; encoded by the coding sequence ATGGAACAAAATCCCCACATAGCTCTTCTTCCTTGTCCAGGGATGGGGCATCTCATCCCTCTTGTTGAGTTTGCCAAGCTACTTCTTCATCATCACGACTTCCACATCACATGCATCATTCCCACAACAGGGTCTCCATCCAAAGCCATGAAAGAAGTCCTTCAAGCTCTCCCTACTAGCATAGACCATGTCTTTCTTCCTCCAGTGAGCTTGGAGGACCTCAAAGGAGCAAAGCCTGGACTACAAATTACTCTCACCATGACTCGTTCACTGCCATCTCTTCGTGATGTGTTAACTTCACTAGTTGCAACTACTCGGTTAGTTGCTTTAGTGCTTGATCCCTTTGGGATTGATGCTCTTGATGTTGCTAAGGAGCTCAATGTCTCGCCCTACGTTTTCTACCCAACAAATGCTGTGGTTTTGTCGTTGCTTTTGAATTTGCCAAAGTTGGATGAGACAGTTTCATGCGAGTATAGAGACCTACCTGAACCAGTGAAACTTCCGGGGTGCATACCTATTCACGGTCGAGATCTTATAGACCCGATGCAAGATCGAACAAGTGAGTGGTACAAAATGTTTCTTCGCACATCAAAACAGGTGCGATTAGCTGACGGTATTGTTATTAATACCTTCATGGAGTTAGATGGAAATGCTATAACAGCTTTGgaagaagaaactaaaaatcTTTCACTTTATGCAATTGGACCCATCATTCAAAGTGGTTCAAGAAATCCGGTTGAAGGGTCAGACTGTTTAAGATGGTTGAACAATCAACCAAGTGGCTCTgtcctatttgtttgttttggaagTGGTGGAACGCTCTCATATGACCAAATGAATGAGTTAGCTTTAGGATTGGAATCGAGTAAGCAAAAGTTCTTATGGGTGGTAAGAAGCCCAAATAATGAATTGGCTAATGCTGCATACCTTGCTGATCAAACCCTCGACAACAACCCTCTTGCTTTCTTACCAAATGGTTTTATAGAGAGGACCAAAGAACAAGGTCTAGTGGTGCCCTCTTGGGCACCACAAGCCCAAGTCCTTAGCCACAATTCAACAGGTGGGTTCTTAAGTCACTGTGGTTGGAATTCAACCTTAGAGAGTATCATGCAAGGCATACCAATAATTGCATGGCCGCTTTTCGCAGAACAAAGAATGAATGCGGTATTATTAACTGATGATCTGCAAGTGGCACTGAGACCAAAAGCCAACGAAAAAAACCTAGTGGATGGAGAGGAAATTGCAAAAGTAATAAATAGTCTTATGGTCGGAGAAGATGGGAAGAAAATTCGCAACCGtatgaaaaatttgaaaattgctGCTGAGAAAGCACATAGCCCAAATGGGTCTTCTACAAAGGCACTCGCTGATTTAACATCCCAATGGACAAATCAACCTGACTTTTAG
- the LOC142615657 gene encoding hydroquinone glucosyltransferase-like → MEQKPHIAIFPSPGMGHLIPLVELAKLLALHHNFHITCIISVLGSPSKAMKEVLQALPTSIDHVFLPSVSSEDLEGLLPEVQTILTMTRSLPSLRDVLKSTRFAAFIVDTFGMDALDVAKEFNISPYIFFLSNAFALSLVLNLPKLDETISGEYRDQPEPLKLPGCIPIHGRDLAEPVQDRTSDWYKMFLRTTKRMRLAEGIMFNTFMEMEENAIKALLDEESKCLPLYPIGPIIQTGSSNQVKGSDCLRWLDNQPHGSVLFVCFGSGGTLSYEQTNELAFGLELSEQKFLWVVRTPNNESADAAYLSDQTLENNPLASLPKGFVERTKGQGLVVPSWAPQVQVLSHSSTGGFLSHCGWNSTLESIMQGIPLIAWPLFAEQRMNAVLLAEDLKVALRPKANEKGLVDREEIAKVVKGLMVGEEGKKVHSRMKDLKDAAEKALSAEGSSTKALTDLASHWTNQARF, encoded by the coding sequence atGGAACAAAAACCCCACATAGCTATTTTTCCAAGTCCAGGGATGGGGCATCTCATCCCTCTTGTAGAGCTTGCAAAGCTACTTGCTCTCCATCACAACTTCCACATCACTTGTATCATTTCCGTACTTGGGTCTCCATCCAAAGCCATGAAAGAGGTCCTTCAAGCCTTGCCCACCAGCATAGACCATGTCTTTCTTCCTTCAGTGAGCTCTGAGGACCTCGAAGGCTTACTACCTGAAGTCCAAACTATTCTCACCATGACCCGTTCATTGCCATCTCTTCGTGACGTGTTAAAGTCTACTCGATTTGCTGCTTTTATCGTTGACACTTTTGGCATGGATGCACTAGATGTTGCTAAGGAATTCAACATCTCACCCTACATCTTCTTCTTGTCAAATGCTTTTGCGTTGtcgttagttttgaatttgCCAAAGCTAGATGAGACAATTTCAGGCGAGTATAGAGACCAACCAGAACCATTGAAACTTCCAGGGTGCATACCTATTCACGGTAGAGATCTTGCAGAACCGGTTCAAGATCGAACAAGTGACTGGTATAAAATGTTTCTTCGCACCACAAAACGGATGCGATTAGCCGAGGGTATTATGTTTAATACTTTCATGGAAATGGAAGAAAATGCAATCAAAGCATTGTTAGATGAAGAATCTAAATGTCTCCCACTTTATCCAATTGGACCCATCATTCAAACTGgttcaagcaatcaagtcaaaGGGTCAGACTGCTTAAGATGGTTGGACAATCAGCCACATGGCTCTgtcctatttgtttgttttgggagTGGTGGGACCCTCTCATATGAACAAACCAATGAGCTAGCCTTTGGATTGGAATTGAGTGAGCAAAAGTTCTTATGGGTTGTAAGAACTCCAAATAATGAATCCGCTGATGCTGCATACCTTAGTGACCAAACCCTTGAAAACAACCCACTTGCTTCCTTACCAAAAGGGTTTGTAGAGAGAACCAAAGGCCAAGGTCTAGTGGTTCCCTCATGGGCACCACAAGTCCAAGTTCTTAGCCACAGTTCCACAGGTGGGTTCTTAAGTCACTGTGGTTGGAATTCGACCCTAGAAAGTATCATGCAAGGCATACCATTAATTGCATGGCCGCTTTTCGCAGAGCAAAGAATGAATGCAGTGCTACTAGCTGAGGATCTAAAAGTGGCACTTAGACCAAAAGCTAATGAGAAAGGCCTAGTGGACCGAGAGGAAATTGCGAAAGTTGTAAAGGGTCTCATGGTTGGAGAAGAGGGGAAGAAAGTTCATAGCCGTATGAAAGATCTAAAGGATGCTGCCGAGAAAGCACTAAGTGCAGAGGGGTCTTCGACAAAGGCACTCACTGATTTAGCATCACATTGGACAAATCAAGCTCGCTTTTAG
- the LOC142616636 gene encoding hydroquinone glucosyltransferase-like produces MQELALGLELSKQKFLWVVRSPNNESAQAAYFSDQTLGNNPLSFLPEGFKERTKGQGLVVPSWAPQAQVLSHGSTGGFLSHCGWNSTLESIMQGIPLIAWPLFAEQRMNAVLLTDDLQVALRPKANEKNLVDGEEIAKVINSLMVGEEGKKIRNRMKDLKIAAEKALSPNGSSTMALADLASHWTNQHNS; encoded by the coding sequence ATGCAAGAGCTAGCTTTAGGATTGGAATTGAGTAAGCAAAAGTTCTTATGGGTGGTAAGAAGCCCAAATAATGAATCGGCTCAAGCTGCATATTTTAGTGACCAAACCCTTGGCAACAACCCTCTTTCCTTCTTACCAGAAGGGTTTAAAGAGAGGACTAAAGGACAAGGCCTAGTGGTGCCCTCTTGGGCACCACAAGCACAAGTCCTTAGCCACGGTTCCACAGGTGGGTTCTTAAGTCATTGTGGTTGGAATTCGACCCTAGAGAGTATCATGCAAGGTATACCATTAATTGCATGGCCACTTTTCGCAGAACAAAGAATGAATGCGGTATTATTAACTGATGATCTACAAGTGGCACTGAGACCAAAAGCCAACGAAAAAAACCTAGTGGATGGAGAGGAAATTGCAAAAGTAATAAATAGTCTTATGGTCGGAGAAGAAGGGAAGAAAATTCGTAACCGTATGAAAGACTTAAAGATTGCTGCTGAGAAAGCACTTAGCCCAAATGGGTCTTCTACAATGGCACTAGCTGATTTAGCATCACATTGGACAAATCAACATAACTCTTAG